The following coding sequences lie in one Xanthomonas hortorum pv. pelargonii genomic window:
- the msrQ gene encoding protein-methionine-sulfoxide reductase heme-binding subunit MsrQ, whose translation MAKTSTSLIAAKTLLHAAALAPIALLGWQFWQVWQTGSDALGADPVAEIEHRTGLWALRFLLITLAVTPLRQLTGQAVLIRFRRMLGLYAFFYASVHLAAYLSLDLRGFWTQLFEEIIKRPYITVGFTAWLLLLPLAITSTQGWMRRLKRNWGRLHMLIYPIGLLAVLHFWWLVKSDIREPALCAGILAVLLGRRVWKKLSAHRTTARRSAPPPATPR comes from the coding sequence ATGGCCAAGACATCCACCTCCCTGATCGCTGCCAAGACGCTGCTGCATGCGGCCGCGTTGGCGCCGATCGCATTGCTCGGCTGGCAGTTCTGGCAGGTGTGGCAAACCGGCAGCGACGCGCTGGGCGCCGATCCGGTCGCCGAGATCGAGCACCGCACCGGGCTATGGGCGCTGCGTTTCCTGTTGATCACCTTGGCAGTCACGCCACTGCGCCAGCTCACCGGCCAGGCGGTACTGATCCGCTTCCGCCGCATGCTCGGGCTGTACGCATTCTTCTACGCCAGCGTGCATCTGGCGGCCTACCTGAGCCTGGATCTGCGCGGCTTCTGGACGCAGCTTTTCGAAGAGATCATCAAACGGCCCTATATCACCGTCGGCTTCACGGCCTGGCTGTTGCTGTTGCCGTTGGCGATCACCTCCACCCAGGGCTGGATGCGTCGGCTCAAGCGCAACTGGGGCCGCCTGCACATGCTGATCTACCCGATCGGGCTGTTGGCGGTGCTGCATTTCTGGTGGCTGGTGAAATCCGATATCCGCGAACCGGCGCTGTGTGCCGGGATTCTTGCGGTATTGCTGGGCAGGCGGGTCTGGAAAAAACTCAGCGCGCACCGAACCACAGCAAGGCGCTCAGCGCCGCCGCCAGCAACACCGCGCTGA
- a CDS encoding FHA domain-containing protein, with protein sequence MRDLQVHFTHRQQPDHSLKPGVHRIVRHASGSVRVVDDAQGALLLAQFCLDQRGLWLQVANGIRGIHVNGRPVRRMALLRPGDAIYADGVEMLLRSAPSSAPANDVPEDDAGLSEVCLLLRGLGGRHHGRSFTLDRSRLVGSDPAADIVIDDPAFAAQHARLERHGDRVLIRDLGSEEGSWINGVQVRDGWLQAGDQVVFDARHRFVVEVPRTHHGTTWDIPDIEPLPPPRATTEPTRAPVKVARWPWLLLSAVLLAAALSALLWFGAR encoded by the coding sequence GTGCGCGATCTGCAAGTTCATTTCACTCACCGGCAGCAGCCGGATCATTCTCTCAAGCCCGGCGTCCACCGGATCGTCCGTCATGCCTCCGGCAGCGTGCGCGTGGTGGACGATGCGCAGGGCGCGTTGCTGTTGGCGCAGTTCTGCCTGGACCAACGCGGCCTGTGGCTGCAGGTGGCCAACGGAATCCGCGGCATCCATGTCAACGGACGCCCGGTACGCCGCATGGCATTGCTGCGCCCCGGCGATGCGATCTACGCCGATGGCGTGGAGATGCTGCTGCGCAGTGCGCCGTCGAGCGCGCCGGCCAACGACGTGCCAGAGGACGACGCCGGCCTGAGCGAGGTCTGTCTGTTGTTGCGCGGGCTGGGTGGACGCCATCACGGGCGCAGCTTCACGCTGGATCGCTCACGGCTGGTCGGCAGCGACCCGGCGGCGGATATCGTCATCGACGACCCGGCCTTTGCGGCCCAGCATGCGCGCCTGGAACGCCACGGCGACCGCGTGCTGATCCGCGATCTGGGTTCGGAAGAAGGCAGCTGGATCAATGGCGTGCAGGTGCGCGACGGCTGGCTGCAGGCCGGCGACCAGGTCGTATTCGATGCCCGGCACCGGTTTGTCGTCGAGGTGCCGCGCACCCATCACGGCACCACCTGGGATATCCCCGACATCGAGCCGTTGCCGCCGCCGCGCGCCACCACCGAACCGACGCGTGCGCCGGTCAAGGTCGCGCGCTGGCCGTGGCTGCTGCTCAGCGCGGTGTTGCTGGCGGCGGCGCTGAGCGCCTTGCTGTGGTTCGGTGCGCGCTGA
- a CDS encoding polyhydroxyalkanoic acid system family protein — MSSIDIRHDHSLTPAQARAAIDEAARKLTDRYGIASHWEGDTLRIARAGVDGAIALLPQQVHVTAELGFLLSAVQPMVESEIRRLLSEKLA, encoded by the coding sequence ATGTCCAGCATCGATATCCGCCACGACCATTCCTTGACGCCGGCCCAGGCCCGCGCAGCGATCGACGAGGCGGCACGCAAACTGACCGATCGCTACGGCATCGCTTCGCACTGGGAAGGCGACACCTTGCGCATCGCGCGCGCCGGAGTGGACGGGGCGATCGCCTTGCTGCCGCAGCAGGTGCATGTCACCGCCGAGCTTGGCTTTCTATTGTCGGCGGTGCAGCCGATGGTGGAATCGGAAATCCGACGGCTGCTTAGCGAAAAACTCGCCTGA
- a CDS encoding phasin family protein, whose amino-acid sequence MTTGYDQNGNRNNAAHGFQAQAEQISRRLGESAQTVWLAGLGALGRVQTEGGKLFDSLVREGAAYERTGQQKASESVDELREEVETQFEQARDTAVRGWDRLGKAFDERVKGVLRTLNIPEQDELENLRREVESLKAQVRANTAATKRANRTANQAAQAASSDTAGTGSTTPGSTSTGNTAAFDGE is encoded by the coding sequence ATGACGACCGGATACGATCAGAACGGCAACCGCAACAACGCGGCCCATGGGTTCCAGGCACAGGCAGAGCAGATTTCGCGCCGGCTTGGCGAATCGGCACAGACGGTGTGGCTGGCCGGGCTTGGCGCGCTGGGTCGCGTCCAGACCGAGGGCGGCAAATTGTTCGATTCCCTGGTTCGCGAGGGCGCCGCCTATGAGCGCACGGGCCAGCAGAAGGCCAGCGAAAGCGTCGACGAACTGCGCGAAGAGGTGGAGACCCAGTTCGAGCAGGCACGCGACACCGCCGTGCGTGGCTGGGACCGGCTGGGCAAGGCTTTCGACGAGCGCGTCAAGGGCGTGCTGCGCACCCTCAACATCCCCGAACAGGACGAGCTGGAAAACCTGCGTCGAGAAGTGGAATCGTTGAAGGCCCAGGTGCGCGCCAATACCGCCGCCACCAAGCGCGCCAACCGCACCGCCAATCAAGCGGCCCAGGCTGCCAGCAGCGACACGGCCGGCACTGGATCAACCACGCCAGGCAGCACCTCGACCGGAAACACCGCTGCATTCGACGGCGAATAA
- a CDS encoding restriction endonuclease encodes MPSWILALLAALLLWLAVCAYVWLVRRRADETTEGVRALAAMHWRDFSALVLRVLQDQRGWQPTRLPQDGLPTADFMMQTDHGTRLVACKHGRGYRIGVAAVNELGAMARLAGAGGGVMVTEGRMEREGIAAADKQSIEVLDGTRLWPLLKPYLPGDMETGVVGMARRRAIRHSVIAGVALATLALVAVLALQPALQEAALTQTAIAPTPPVAAPVRAAPSAARYCYVAGSADNGIHSGSHAIRKREGTGCSDHAGLSTRGFQSARTDARSTPRDLDHSGNVGGGPHGRRRRRMAADLPRTGTLPVPAHRARATQPAHRRGRAGALASMHDDLSG; translated from the coding sequence ATGCCTTCCTGGATTTTGGCGCTGTTGGCCGCCCTCTTGCTGTGGCTGGCGGTGTGCGCTTACGTCTGGCTGGTGCGCCGTCGCGCCGACGAAACCACCGAGGGCGTGCGCGCCCTGGCAGCGATGCATTGGCGTGATTTTTCCGCCCTGGTGCTGCGCGTGCTGCAGGACCAACGCGGTTGGCAACCGACCCGGTTGCCGCAGGACGGCCTGCCCACCGCCGATTTCATGATGCAGACCGACCACGGCACCCGCCTGGTTGCGTGCAAGCACGGGCGCGGTTATCGCATCGGCGTGGCGGCGGTCAACGAGTTGGGCGCGATGGCGCGGCTGGCCGGTGCCGGCGGCGGTGTGATGGTGACCGAGGGCCGCATGGAGCGCGAAGGCATCGCGGCCGCCGACAAGCAATCCATCGAAGTGCTGGACGGCACGCGCCTGTGGCCACTGCTCAAACCCTACCTGCCCGGCGACATGGAAACCGGCGTGGTCGGCATGGCAAGGCGCCGCGCGATCCGCCACAGCGTCATCGCCGGTGTGGCTCTCGCAACCTTGGCGCTGGTCGCTGTGCTGGCACTGCAGCCGGCGCTGCAGGAAGCGGCGCTGACGCAGACTGCAATTGCACCTACCCCACCGGTTGCCGCACCCGTGCGTGCTGCGCCTTCCGCTGCCCGCTACTGCTACGTCGCAGGCAGCGCCGACAACGGCATCCACTCCGGCAGCCATGCCATTCGCAAGCGGGAAGGAACCGGATGCAGCGACCATGCAGGGCTATCAACGCGAGGTTTCCAAAGCGCTCGCACAGACGCCCGGTCTACTCCGCGGGATCTGGATCACTCAGGCAACGTTGGCGGTGGACCGCACGGTCGAAGACGCCGCCGCATGGCCGCTGATCTGCCGCGAACTGGAACGCTACCCGTACCTGCGCACCGTGCGCGTGCAACTCAACCCGCGCACAGGCGTGGACGAGCCGGTGCGCTGGCGTCAATGCACGACGATTTGAGTGGGTGA
- the hutC gene encoding histidine utilization repressor, with the protein MRAQCGSDRRPALTAHPIAAPGTLHQRIRQDLEQRIHSGDWPPGHRVPPEHELMTQYGCSRMTVNKVLGLLADAGMIERRRRTGSFVARPHPHLEQVALSIPDIEVEMTTRGHAYRFSLLSRRLRNLRQRVPQERALGSTGKVLALESVHLADGSPFALEQRVIDTTTVPEALLQSFTDVAPGSWLLRNVPWTRAEHRISAVNADAAQAQRLQVDDGAACLVIDRHTWRGNQPVTYVRQWFLGGSYDLVARFAPGMR; encoded by the coding sequence ATGCGCGCACAATGCGGGTCTGACCGGAGACCTGCTTTGACCGCCCACCCCATCGCCGCGCCCGGCACCCTGCATCAACGCATCCGTCAGGATCTGGAACAGCGCATCCACAGCGGCGACTGGCCGCCCGGTCATCGCGTGCCGCCCGAACACGAGTTGATGACGCAGTACGGCTGTTCGCGCATGACGGTCAACAAGGTGCTCGGGCTGCTCGCCGACGCCGGCATGATCGAACGTCGCCGCCGCACCGGCTCGTTCGTGGCGCGGCCGCATCCGCATCTGGAACAGGTGGCGCTGTCGATCCCGGATATCGAAGTGGAGATGACCACGCGCGGCCATGCCTATCGGTTTTCGTTGTTGTCGCGGCGACTGCGCAACCTGCGTCAGCGCGTGCCGCAGGAACGCGCCCTAGGCAGCACCGGCAAGGTGCTGGCGCTGGAAAGCGTGCACCTTGCCGATGGCAGCCCGTTCGCGCTGGAGCAACGCGTGATCGATACCACCACGGTGCCGGAGGCGTTATTGCAATCGTTCACCGACGTGGCACCGGGCAGCTGGCTGTTGCGCAACGTGCCGTGGACGCGCGCCGAACACCGCATCAGCGCGGTCAATGCCGACGCCGCGCAGGCGCAACGCCTGCAGGTGGACGATGGCGCTGCGTGCCTGGTGATCGATCGCCACACCTGGCGCGGCAATCAACCGGTTACCTACGTGCGCCAATGGTTCCTCGGCGGCTCGTACGATCTGGTGGCGCGGTTTGCGCCGGGAATGCGCTGA
- a CDS encoding formimidoylglutamate deiminase: MADQQVQALWAARALLPDGWASGVRIALAQGRIASVQTDTAVAATDTRVEVLLPGLGNLHSHAFQRGMAGLTEVGGRSGDSFWSWRELMYRFVDRLDPDSLQAIAEQSYVEMLESGFTRVGEFHYLHHSPCGAAYAHVGEMSERIAAAAANTGIGLTLLPVFYAHSDFGGVAPSAAQRRLIHDIDGFVRLLDDCARSLKALPDAVLGLAPHSLRAVTPAELAALVPLTDGPIHIHIAEQQREVDACLAWSGQRPVQWLQANASVDARWCLVHATHVDASELQAIVDSGAVVGLCPITEANLGDGLFPMQAFAAAGGRFGVGSDSNVLIDAAEELRLLEYGQRLHLQARNVLAQGGVSSGRWLFDQASDGAAQALGIANGGIRVGASADLLELDLTHPALLARSDDALLDSWLFAARGSAVRTVWRAGQQVVRDGQHVDRARIATRFAGVLRSLLSN; this comes from the coding sequence GTGGCAGACCAACAGGTGCAGGCGTTGTGGGCGGCGCGGGCGCTTTTGCCCGATGGCTGGGCGAGCGGTGTGCGGATCGCGCTGGCGCAGGGGCGCATCGCCTCGGTGCAGACCGATACTGCAGTGGCCGCCACCGATACCCGTGTCGAGGTGCTGCTGCCCGGGTTAGGCAATCTGCATAGCCACGCGTTCCAGCGCGGCATGGCCGGTCTGACCGAAGTGGGCGGACGCAGTGGCGACAGTTTCTGGAGCTGGCGCGAGTTGATGTATCGCTTCGTCGACCGGCTTGATCCGGACAGCTTGCAGGCGATCGCCGAACAGTCCTATGTGGAAATGCTCGAAAGCGGCTTCACCCGCGTCGGCGAATTCCATTACCTGCACCACAGCCCCTGCGGCGCGGCGTATGCGCACGTGGGCGAAATGTCCGAGCGCATCGCCGCCGCCGCCGCCAACACCGGCATAGGGCTGACGCTGCTGCCGGTGTTCTATGCGCATTCGGATTTCGGTGGCGTCGCGCCCAGCGCAGCACAGCGTCGCCTGATCCACGACATCGACGGTTTCGTGCGTTTGCTGGACGACTGCGCGCGCAGCCTCAAGGCCTTGCCCGATGCGGTGCTCGGGTTGGCGCCGCACAGCTTGCGCGCGGTCACGCCGGCGGAGCTGGCCGCATTGGTGCCGCTCACCGATGGCCCGATCCACATCCATATCGCCGAACAGCAGCGCGAGGTGGATGCCTGCCTGGCCTGGTCGGGCCAACGCCCGGTGCAGTGGCTGCAGGCCAACGCGTCGGTGGATGCCCGCTGGTGTCTGGTGCACGCCACGCATGTGGATGCGAGCGAACTGCAGGCGATCGTCGATAGCGGTGCGGTGGTCGGGCTCTGCCCGATCACCGAGGCGAATCTGGGCGACGGGCTGTTCCCGATGCAGGCATTTGCCGCCGCAGGCGGGCGGTTCGGGGTGGGTTCGGATTCGAATGTCTTGATCGATGCGGCCGAAGAACTGCGCCTGCTCGAATACGGCCAGCGCCTGCACCTGCAAGCACGGAATGTGCTGGCGCAAGGCGGCGTTTCCAGCGGGCGATGGTTGTTCGACCAAGCCAGCGACGGCGCGGCGCAGGCCTTGGGTATTGCAAACGGTGGAATCCGTGTCGGCGCATCGGCCGATCTGCTTGAGCTGGATCTCACCCATCCGGCACTACTGGCGCGCAGCGACGATGCCTTGCTCGACAGCTGGCTGTTCGCCGCACGCGGCAGCGCCGTGCGCACTGTCTGGCGCGCCGGGCAACAAGTGGTGCGCGACGGGCAGCATGTGGATCGCGCGCGCATTGCCACGCGTTTTGCCGGCGTTTTGCGATCGCTGCTGAGCAACTGA
- the hutI gene encoding imidazolonepropionase, translating into MHCDVLWHNAQLMTLDAADGGLGRVDDGVVACQDGRITYAGPAAQAPALKPDVAHDCQRRWISPGLIDCHTHLVYAGNRASEFEQRLRGATYAEIAAAGGGIVATVRATRAADDAALLAASLPRLDAMLAEGVTTLEIKSGYGLTLEDETKQLRVARQLTALRKVEVAPTFLGAHAVPPGGDAQTYIDAVCTQMIPAIAAQGLAEAVDVFCEHLAFSHAQAEQVFIAAQAHGLGIKIHAEQLSNQHGAALAARYGALSADHIEYLDSDGVAAMASAGTVAVLLPGAFYFTRDTQLPPIAALRAAGVPLALATDCNPGTSPLTSPLLAMNMAATLFRMTVDECIAGFTREAARALGRSERLGRLRAGMDCDLAIWNIEAPADLVYRMGFNPLHARVWRGHSC; encoded by the coding sequence ATGCATTGCGACGTCCTCTGGCACAACGCGCAACTGATGACCCTGGATGCCGCCGACGGCGGCCTGGGCAGAGTGGACGATGGCGTGGTCGCCTGCCAGGACGGCCGCATCACCTATGCCGGCCCGGCCGCGCAGGCCCCGGCACTGAAGCCGGACGTTGCGCACGATTGCCAGCGCCGCTGGATCAGCCCGGGCCTGATCGATTGCCATACCCATCTGGTGTACGCCGGCAACCGCGCCAGCGAATTCGAGCAACGCCTGCGCGGCGCCACTTACGCCGAAATCGCAGCAGCCGGCGGCGGCATCGTGGCCACGGTGCGCGCAACCCGCGCTGCCGACGATGCAGCGTTACTGGCCGCCAGCCTGCCACGCCTGGACGCGATGCTTGCCGAAGGCGTGACCACACTGGAAATCAAATCCGGCTACGGACTCACGCTGGAAGATGAAACCAAGCAGCTGCGCGTGGCACGCCAGCTCACCGCGCTGCGCAAGGTCGAAGTGGCGCCGACGTTTCTCGGCGCGCACGCGGTGCCACCGGGCGGCGATGCACAGACCTATATCGACGCGGTCTGCACGCAGATGATTCCGGCGATTGCCGCGCAAGGTCTTGCCGAGGCGGTGGACGTGTTCTGCGAGCACCTGGCGTTCTCGCACGCGCAGGCCGAACAGGTCTTCATCGCCGCGCAAGCGCACGGCTTGGGCATCAAGATTCATGCCGAACAACTGAGCAATCAGCACGGCGCAGCGTTAGCCGCACGCTATGGCGCGCTGTCGGCCGATCACATCGAATATCTGGACAGCGACGGCGTTGCCGCGATGGCCAGCGCCGGCACGGTGGCGGTGCTGTTGCCCGGCGCGTTTTACTTCACCCGCGATACCCAGCTGCCGCCGATCGCCGCGTTGCGCGCCGCTGGCGTGCCGCTGGCCTTGGCCACCGATTGCAATCCAGGCACCTCGCCGCTGACCAGCCCGCTGCTGGCGATGAACATGGCCGCCACGTTGTTCCGCATGACCGTGGACGAATGCATCGCCGGTTTTACCCGCGAGGCTGCACGTGCACTCGGACGCAGCGAGCGACTTGGCCGGCTGCGCGCCGGCATGGACTGCGACCTGGCGATCTGGAACATCGAAGCGCCGGCCGATCTGGTCTACCGCATGGGCTTCAACCCACTTCATGCCCGCGTCTGGCGCGGGCATTCCTGCTGA
- the hutH gene encoding histidine ammonia-lyase: MPASGAGIPAESGVVASSVVLQPGQVTLAQWRALYRGAEVVLDDACAAAVLRSAQTVEAIVARGEPVYGVNTGFGKLASVRIEREDLQTLQRNIVLSHAAGVGEPTPVPVVRLMMALKLTSLAQGASGVQPDTLALLDAMLRLGITPVVPCQGSVGASGDLAPLSHLAAVMIGVGEAFVGEQRLPAAEALAQAQLQPRVLGAKEGLALLNGTQFSTACALAGLFEIETVLQAALVTGALSVEAAKGSDTPFDARIHALRGQPGQIATAAALRALMADSSIRESHRLGDVRVQDPYRLRCQPQVMGAALDIMRQAARTLEIEANGVSDNPLVFSETGEALSGGNFHAEPVAFAADMLAMAVCEIGSISERRTAMLVDPALSGLPAFLTPRPGLNSGFMIPQVTAAALVSENKQRAYPASVDSIPTSANQEDHVSMAAHGARRLLAMAENATHVIGIELLAAVQGCDFHAPLRSSAALEAARALLRAHVPTLQDDRYFHPDMLAASALVRSGALARAVAMALPGVEQDA; encoded by the coding sequence ATGCCCGCGTCTGGCGCGGGCATTCCTGCTGAATCCGGAGTCGTCGCGAGTTCTGTTGTCTTGCAGCCCGGCCAGGTCACCCTGGCGCAATGGCGTGCGTTGTATCGCGGCGCCGAGGTCGTATTGGACGACGCCTGCGCGGCCGCCGTACTGCGCAGCGCGCAGACCGTGGAGGCCATCGTTGCGCGCGGCGAGCCGGTCTACGGCGTCAATACCGGCTTCGGCAAACTGGCCAGCGTGCGCATCGAGCGCGAGGACCTGCAGACCCTGCAACGCAATATCGTGCTGTCGCATGCGGCCGGCGTCGGCGAGCCCACACCCGTACCGGTGGTGCGGCTGATGATGGCGCTCAAGCTCACCAGCCTGGCCCAAGGCGCCTCCGGCGTGCAGCCGGACACCTTGGCGCTGCTGGACGCGATGCTGCGTCTGGGCATCACGCCGGTGGTGCCGTGCCAGGGCTCGGTGGGCGCCTCCGGCGATCTGGCGCCGCTGTCGCATCTGGCCGCAGTGATGATCGGCGTTGGCGAAGCCTTCGTCGGCGAGCAACGTTTGCCTGCCGCCGAGGCGCTTGCACAGGCGCAGTTGCAGCCACGCGTGCTGGGCGCAAAGGAAGGCCTGGCGCTGCTCAACGGCACCCAGTTTTCCACTGCCTGCGCATTGGCCGGTTTGTTCGAGATCGAAACCGTGCTGCAGGCCGCGCTGGTCACTGGCGCCTTGTCGGTGGAAGCGGCCAAGGGCTCGGATACGCCGTTCGATGCGCGCATCCATGCCCTGCGCGGGCAGCCTGGGCAGATTGCCACCGCTGCAGCGCTGCGCGCCTTGATGGCCGATTCGAGCATTCGCGAATCGCACCGGCTCGGCGATGTACGCGTGCAGGATCCGTACCGTCTGCGCTGCCAGCCGCAGGTGATGGGCGCGGCGCTGGACATCATGCGTCAGGCTGCACGCACGCTGGAGATCGAGGCCAATGGCGTGTCCGATAATCCGTTGGTGTTCAGCGAGACCGGCGAGGCCTTGTCGGGCGGCAACTTCCACGCCGAACCGGTGGCCTTTGCGGCCGACATGCTGGCGATGGCGGTCTGCGAAATCGGCTCGATCAGCGAACGCCGCACCGCGATGCTGGTCGACCCGGCCTTGTCCGGCCTGCCGGCGTTTCTCACCCCGCGCCCGGGCTTGAATTCGGGCTTCATGATTCCGCAGGTCACCGCTGCCGCCTTGGTGTCGGAGAACAAGCAGCGCGCGTATCCGGCCAGTGTCGATTCGATTCCGACCTCGGCCAATCAGGAAGATCATGTGTCGATGGCCGCGCACGGCGCACGGCGCTTGTTGGCGATGGCCGAAAACGCCACGCACGTGATCGGCATCGAGTTGCTGGCTGCGGTGCAAGGCTGCGACTTCCATGCGCCGCTACGCTCAAGCGCCGCGTTGGAAGCCGCACGCGCACTGCTGCGCGCGCACGTACCCACGCTGCAGGACGACCGCTATTTCCATCCCGACATGCTGGCTGCCAGCGCGCTGGTACGCTCGGGTGCACTGGCGCGCGCGGTGGCGATGGCATTGCCGGGCGTGGAGCAGGACGCATGA
- the hutG gene encoding N-formylglutamate deformylase — MSALPWLEIHRGDAPLIVSFPHTGTELPDDVAGRFVSPWLARRDADWWVHQLYDFAQSLGATTVRTAISRSVIDVNRDPSGASLYPGQNTTGLCPLTTFDNQPLYADGDAPDQAQIERRRTRWFDPYHAALDTEIARLHVQHPKIVVYDAHSIRSHIPHLFDGELPQFNIGSNDDRSCDPDLTDAVERLCRSSGSSTVRNGRFKGGWITRHYAQPERGVHTLQMELACRGYMREPDDITPDTWPTPWHPAHAVALRAVLRHVLLTCLHFANATPPSSDTTPPAAHR, encoded by the coding sequence ATGAGCGCCCTGCCCTGGCTCGAAATACACCGAGGCGACGCGCCACTGATCGTCAGCTTCCCGCATACCGGCACCGAGCTGCCGGACGACGTGGCCGGTCGATTCGTGTCGCCGTGGCTGGCGCGCCGCGATGCCGATTGGTGGGTGCACCAGCTGTACGACTTCGCGCAATCGCTCGGTGCCACCACTGTGCGTACCGCGATCTCGCGCTCGGTGATCGACGTCAATCGCGACCCGAGCGGCGCATCGTTGTATCCGGGCCAGAACACCACCGGTCTGTGCCCGCTGACCACCTTCGACAATCAGCCGTTGTACGCAGACGGTGACGCACCTGATCAGGCGCAGATCGAGCGACGCCGCACCCGCTGGTTCGATCCTTATCACGCTGCGCTCGACACCGAGATTGCGCGCCTGCACGTGCAACACCCAAAGATCGTGGTCTATGACGCGCATTCGATCCGCTCGCATATTCCGCATCTGTTCGACGGCGAGTTGCCGCAGTTCAATATCGGCAGCAATGACGACCGCAGTTGCGATCCAGACCTGACCGACGCGGTGGAACGGCTGTGCCGCAGCAGTGGCTCCAGCACCGTGCGCAATGGGCGTTTCAAGGGCGGCTGGATCACGCGCCACTACGCGCAGCCCGAGCGCGGCGTGCATACGCTGCAGATGGAGCTGGCCTGCCGCGGTTATATGCGCGAGCCCGACGACATCACGCCAGACACCTGGCCCACGCCGTGGCATCCCGCGCACGCAGTGGCATTACGCGCCGTGCTGCGTCACGTGCTGCTGACCTGCCTGCACTTCGCCAACGCAACACCCCCCTCCTCCGACACCACGCCGCCTGCGGCGCACCGTTGA